GGAGTAAAACAATGAACAAGAAAGGAACCGGCCCGTGaccaaaaaagtaatataaatgttGGTCGATTGGTCACGCGTCCTGgcttcaaacaaaacaaattcacgGCAACAAAcaaaagagaaaagaaaaaacaacacTCAGATGACACAATTAAAAAGTCGACCTCTTGcaacacacataaaaaaaaacacgatttCAGTGCATATAAGTCTTCGTTTCCTTAAAAGATGTGCGAAATAGCTAGGCAGTGCTCGAAAACAATTTCCACGAATAGGATTACTTTAGGATTTAGCGGTGTAATCCTATTGGTAGAGATTTTCCTCGTGTACCGCCTAGATAACTCGCACATCTGTTGTGGAAAAGCTGTCTAAGAAATAGCAATAAGAATCTTATCCTGTGTTTAAAAGTGGCTAGCAATAAATGCAACTTAAATTTCGCATCAAATGCAAAGCAGTTTCAACTTTCTAAGATCACAATAAGATTCAAAATGCTATGTCAATCCAACACTTCATTCAGTGTGACTCTTTGAAGAAGCTTCAGTTCCAATCTTACCTTTCATTGATAAACTGTATGGCTTCAAAAGCATTCTCAATAGGTACAATAGGCAGAATAGGTCCGAAGATCTCATCCTGCATTATTTTATCTGTGGCTGTGACGTTTGTGACTATGGTTGGCTCTATGAATTTGTCGTTGGCATCGTATGAACCGCCAATGGCGACCTTGTCTCTGCTCGCGTCGACTAGCGCTTGGAGACggctgaaataataattataatttttgttagtGTTATGCATTTACAATGTGTTCTCAAATCTGCGTATTAGTTTTACGGACACATTTTAAATTTGCAAacgtttcataataatataattttcagttaatattttaatataaatgcttatttagttttattaattaaggagTATAATTGCTTTGGGGCACTCGATTTTGtttcatcaataaaattttaaactaatattctCTTACTGTATAGTGGGAATCTTTGTTTTTCTAGACTCTAGACCAATTATTTAGACTAACAATTTCAATTTGATCAAAAAGGAAACAGAAATATATATCTTCGACTACCTTACGTCAcattaacgccatctatgataAGTTATGGACAcgtagattttaaattaattaataattatctttaaaaatattttcattggccttcataaaaataagttttatttatagctaagattttaaaacatacCTAAAATGCCTGTTATTAACAATCCTGCATAGATCAGGTGACTTCTGAGGTTCATCTCCGTACCACTCCCTGAGGACTTTCTTGGCGGCTTCAACGAATTTATCCTGGACCTCCTTGGTGCAGAGCACGTAGTCGGGCGCTATGCACGTCTGACCCACATTGATGAACTTACCCCAAAGGATACGTTTAGCTGTCACCATTATGTCTACTGTGTTGTCGATGTATACGGGGCTGGGGATTAtagaataacatattattatttgcgcATTATTTTGGCGGTTTTGGGCACTTTTTTTAGTATGAGAGTTGATACAGTACTACTATAGGCTGgacttattattaattaatatttaatacgaaggttgtaaggattgtaccaagtaatgttctttggtctctgcctaatgCTTTgggaaaaatgcgtgattttatgtatggcTGTATGTactatttaatgaataaaatggTCGGTCGAAATGTCGGGTCACAAATGAAGGTGTAGGAAATCTATAGATACGAAGTCGTTTATAGAAGTATCATGAGAAACATTAGTTCATAGTCCATCAAGTGTGGATGCTTCAAGTATCTTAAGCTTTTAGGAATGCTGAGTTTGTACACTGACGTGTATACAAACTCGCCACgattacttttttgttaaagCAAGCAAGTGATATTTAACTTCTTATACGCATAACTTTGGATTTAACAAAAAAGGTACCATTGGTTTTGCACCTCAAAATGTATGTACTCGTTGTTTATCACTTATAATATAATgccgataaaataataatttacagtCAAGAAACGGAACGAGGAAGAAACTCAAAACTAGTTCAAGAGACTCAAGGAAACGACGGATTTCTATGCATAGAAGAACAGGTTATTCAAAATGGATGTATGTACGTGAATTTTGAAACAGACAATGACCGGTTTCGTTCGTAAAACAATCGAATGCTACATTTCCAACCCATTTCGTAGAGTCATACCTCTTTCCACCGAGTTCCAATGTGACAGGCGTCAGGTTCTTGGTGGCGGCCTCGTACACGATCTTGCCGATGCTAGTACCGCCGGTGAAGAAGATGTAGTCGAACTTCTGCTGCAGCAGCTCCGTGGTCTCTTGCGGACCACCCTCCACGACAATCACGGCGTCCTACCACAATAAGTTATGCATCagatttgtgttttaaaatatgccTCTAATGGACATAATGCTGGAGACCCATTCTACGTGTCAACTTTTCTATgagttgaaaaaaatacttttggatCGTGCTGATAGGCCAGAAGAgtgtatgtttgaaaaatagtTAATGAACTGTTTTGATTTCACATATTTATCATTTAGTTCTTATCCTATTTATTTTCCTCAGATTATTTCAAGAGTCGCTGTGTTAAAAATCAGTCGGGACCGGACTAGGCCGGATGTTTTACGTGCATACGCTTGTATCAAATATCCCGTCTATTAGGATTTGTTGTAgcaacatttaattatattacaatttccCTAGTAATTAACAGCTAAAAGTCcgtaaattatgaattaattataaatattagtcCTTATTTTTTCTGCTTTTAGGCAATAAAGCGAAACCGAATAATtgatttaacatttataattacaCTCCAAATTTGTGTGGTACGTATAATGTAACCCTACCTTTGAGTGCAGTTGAAGCAAAAAACCAAAAGAATTTGGACTTCGAAGCATGAAGGTCGAGTCAATATTTGGGTTAAACGAAGTAAGTAGGTAAACaagtaaattaatgattttgacATTCTGTAAAAATGGTGAAAGGAGCTGTAAGCACTCCAACGTGGTACTTACTACGTATTAcccttgaaaaaatatttttgggccTATTATGCAATACCAGTTTCTGCCTTCGACTTATTCACGTTCAAAAAAGATCTTGAGACAAAGATTATCCTATCTAGTAAACCTGCTTATAAAGTATCTTTGTGACAAATTTTACAAAGACAAATTCAGTAGCTTTTGCGTAATAAAGTCCAATCAGTACTTTTTGATTAActtaacaaacatccatccatactCTTTCATTCATAAGTGTATAGTAAGATTCTAGTTTTTCCCTTAAAAAAGACGTCATAGGTAATTTTGTAGACAAACTTCCGCATTGAGAACGGACATTGGACAGCACGAGATTACCAACTAGTCATCGGTACAAAGTACTGCGTACAGTTCAAAGTTCAACCATTGTGGTTGAACTTTGAATCGATGATCGTGACTTGATGACCGAATTGCCTGTTATACTGTGtgaatttaatacttttaataaatattcgatACAACTTGCTCTAAAACAAATAGCCTTGCTATCTGTATAATGCTTTcgtgatattataaaagcgaaagttacTATGTCTGTCatgctttcacggctaaacttCTGAATCGATTTAAATGAGTTATGGCAAAGATAGGATAAAAGTAAATTGCAACGTAGTTTTTAAGATCCCTAACAAGTAACAAGTGTGtgatattctaataaatataatggaaGAAGCGTAAgctaattatttcaaaaatattttcaaatgaaatatttcttaaaatttatgTTAAGTATATTCATTAAAAGTATTGGTATACAGTACACGCGTTGACCTTAGAATAACgagcaattaaatatttttttgaccaGCCATTAATTTTcctcatttattatttttatacaaaaacattaataacagTAATGTACGTTAATGTGAACTTGTACATAGTTATATCAATCAAGATCAAGTTACAGAATGTCATCGTAATGTATAATGCTGTCAAACTTAGTACTTACGTAGGTAGAGTCTGTTTATGTAATTCAGGGTCAGCTATTTCTACAAAAACTACACTAAAGCTTGATTTCTTCCTTTGCTGACGTCGTTCGAACgtatatattaaaacaatgttgTATGAGACAGAACACAGCGACGGTGATGTGTGCAGCAGATATTTTTACTTGCGACTGTTCGACGGTGCGTTCGACCGACGTGAGCGTAGGAGAAAATTCAGCCTTAGGCACAATATAAAAGGATTTGCGGCACAAAAACTAGGTATACTACTACTGTTTTGCcttgaataattatattctatttttggaaacatttattttaaaaaaaacgtgAGTGATAATGCCATAGAGACTACAAGTTTAggtaagttttgtttaaaaaatcttgatAGTTTCTTGAAACATTTTCGGTTTCTTTAGCTACCTATTTTTCTTATTCTCAGCAGACAGTTCTAGACAAATATACACATACTTAATTCTGACAAGTCTAAGTCAGACTTTCAATCTGAATCTTTTGAATTGAAACCAGTTTAGTGCTCATGATTATTCACTTGTTTGAAAGATTTAGCTTTATGCGTGACTTGTCTAATTTATGAACGAGTTCAATAGTAAGTCCATTTGacttttcaaaatgttattgtgGGTGAGCTTGTAAGTTCCTTTGGGTCTAGATATCGAGAGTGTCCAGTTGACCAAAGACCTACTGCTTTTATCAtcagtaaaaaatacttacattatcAAGATATTTAGGCAGAGTCTCAACGACGAACTGTGCGCAAGCGACGGACAGTTCACTGGGCTTGACGATGACGGTGTTGCCGGCAGCAATGGCTCCAGACATTGGCAGCAGCAGCAGTTGCAGGGGGTAGTTCCACGCGCCGATGACGAGGACCACGCCGTACGGGTCGTTGTAGATCACGACCTCGTCGAGCATGTTCACGAAGCCTTTTGGTGGCtgtaaaagataaataaaattaatatattcaatattgTGACTTTTAAATTTGCATGTTTGACTACTGCAGATTATAATGATGAATTTGGActgtcataattattattataggttaCATTGGATGCAATAtgactaattaaattatataatcttAGGGTAGGTTATTCCAAAATTTCGTCTTCCATACATATCCCTGTGTTAAAGGCTGATTTAAGTCGGTGGTACAATGCTTAGGACTTGAAACCAACTTGTTCCATATTCGGAGTCTAAAATGGGTACCAGCATATATGTACCTATAGGTAAAGTAATATTGGATACTGCGCAATTTAATCCTCAGTCCTCACACATTTAGAAACAGGTATTCTTGCATTTTAGTAGCAATAAGAAAAAGGAGGTCGACGAGagtaaagttatattttatgacattAGTTATGCAAAGTATGTGCATGTATTCATCTCAGTAAATTTCCATTGACGCATATCGACATAAACGCTATGTTGACTCAGATACCGAATTGAAACACTCTATTTTGGTAACAAACGTTCACAACACGGCACGTTAACTTATAACAACAATATACTGTTTGGAAAGATCGGGATACCGAAATCACAGGGCTTTTGGTGTAAAATGATTTCGcaaactaaaaagaaaataagtgaTATTTCTTTTAGATAgtcttttagtatttttctagTGTTTTGAGTCATAAAAATGTACTTGCGTACTTTTTTTATTGGGAATAATAGACGTATATTCAAAAGATATTAGTCAAATAATACAGATTATTTAAtagacaaatattattaagcttGTTCTAATACTCTGATAGCATAATTACAATCGTCAACCGATGACATAACTGATTTGTTATCTATAGAcacgtatataaataaataatccattTGTCTATAGATAATTCAAACAATATCTACTTATAGAATATTTACAAGTTTAAAATAGAGGAAAAACTAACCAAAAATgcaaatcataatatttttgaaaatgtccCATTTTTAAAAGGCATCATAGTTTAGATTTGTGTCAATGTATTTAGTGTTCTCGGTTTAAGCAAATGATTGaatatctaaaactaaaattaacaacTATACAGCGTGTTTAAGTAGCCGAAACTACTAACactttatattatagtttaaagtGTTGATCTATCTCATCTGCGAGactgcataataaaataaacatactattCACAATCATTCTTTAAGCTACTCATACAAATAACAGCGGAAAATGCATACTTATAATGACCCCAGACTACCTCCCTGCGGCATAACAcgatatgtaaatatatttcaaataaaaataaatgaatgcaGAATGTAAAATTGAGTGctaattttagataaatatattctgtctagtattataatattattcgtataatcagtaaaatatactatattatgCTATGCGTTAGTCGTTCGAAAGCTTCTTTtgaatatgtacatatatagtGGTTCTTATAATAGAAATACATTTATTCTTCAACAACGagtaaagcaattttatttccGAAAATATGAAGTTTAAGAATcataaagtaggtatatttttataattaaaaagcaaaaagtatgtcagaatatattaaaatatcatttttgtataccgacggtccctacgtacaataacctaattgcaaaacgcaaattttacaggagagcggtttgaagtttcaaacacttgtatctcaagttctatcaatcgcagagctatgaaattttgcacgaagtctttatttgttgtcttttatgagaaaataaaataaaaacgttaaaatatattcattttatgttccattggtcacaaccgtcgttttagatcggaaacattctgactagcatttacctaagtggtacttactgatctttacatgggggattgaataacgatctaaattgtaactgccttttactaaattttacgttgagtataatattgaattacggtgttttcatactggaagccatgaggtaagggctgataataaaataaaaagaaatattttataaactttttttattaaattcacaataggcaacctttttcttcatcataaagatataaaatattacatagtaataatattgagcaatcataattaggtacttgttgaatatggttgctcgagaaaaatgtttcaagtatacatcaacacttccaaagaaggatgatgaagccgagatcgagaaggatcaagaagcatacacgttaatatgcctttacttagaatctcatctgtatccgtatgttcaaaatcttacttacgcaaaagaagtgtgggatgcattgacaataatttttgaagacaagggaataaataggcgcataactctgatgaattgtctctaggatgagaagctggaaaaccaccgatctgctgtcatgagtcacgctcaaaagcgtaaagaaatcaatcaaagtttcgatgacgatttggttgccatggtacttttgcgaggtatacctgatgtttaccgaccattacggATAGCACTAGAGCATTCAagaatgaagattacttctcaaaatgttcggcaaaagcttctacaagaagatagcgctcagagctcttcaaatgaatcctcgtcgaactcggctttagtagtgaagaaacaaaacaaaacaaacaactgcttttaatgtggaaagaaaggtcataagaagtccgattgcccgatgctggacaaggatgtggatggtgcacgcttaccaacggtttcctcgaagtcgaagaaagttgcgttatgctgttcaagtgttcactgtcggtgcacaCAGTcatccttcagcccctcgacgttttatctcgatagtggagcctcgacacacatgagttttcagaagcagtggtttagagactttaaagttactgataagaatgttgtgacgtgtgcaaatgatgatagaatgtcaagtgaaggcaaaggtgatattatagttaatgtgaaagaagttttgttaactgtaaaagattgttcctttgtgcctggcttgaaagttaatcttttgtcggtatctaagttggtacagaatggatagagagttatttttgattctaatggctgtaggatgtttcaccaatcgataagcgagataacaagtaaacttgtggttactgctagtgaagtctcaggttgttgttttgctattgtagatggtgctttggctacggttctagttgaagactcgttggcactttggcatcgtagattaccgcatgttaacttgaatgatttacggaagttgcctaacatcgaggttggaggtaaaagtgtaatggaacctcgtgctgcttgtataagaggtaaggcacatagattaccttttccaaagggtgaagcaaggcgagcgaaagacaaactcagtttattacatgctgatttgtgtggtcccatgtcggaacgttcttatggtggagctcgtaacatgttcgtaatagtagacgatttcactagttaatttctttctcagggagaagtctcaagctttgaactttttcaaagacttcgtgaggcatgtggagaacgaaacacgtctgacagacccagacagtattgaagatgcggaggagagctcagactcagcagatgtggatacagatccttgtgttgaatctgtggagcctgtgaattcaaatgaatctgatgctgaacattgtgatacaagagtcagaacagtaagtgtgaatatcgaggaagagcctaggtatcctTTGAGGAATAGGCTCCGTAGCGTacaaagtggactatattgctacaacagtacatgcaagttagaggaagGACCACGTTCGTACAAAAAAGTCAttcgaagacctgatagccatgagtggatagcagcgatgaagcgggagttggagtccatgaaggaacacgatgttcggaaggtgattgagaaaccccctggagccaaagagaagacgtcggttgtggcgattccaatatttctgctatacttgaatctgacagtattttatcaccgagcaaatttgaaactaatggagccgagggtggcgtaggactcatttttgcatggatttgagccagatcttagtgttcatcttttgatgctagcgaaaatggacccgaaaaaaataacaaaaaacaacgtaaaataacagaaatggtaattacttacattttaaattaaatattcccgatgtaaaataacttaagtggcagttacttaaaacagtagtatatgttctcccacgtaaaaacacttatgtaacacttaagactttttgattcaaaacattcccaagtaaaataacgtaacaaccaaaagcgactaattacgtcggaattgaataaagcttgtttagattaccaaaaaagtaatttaagttgataatgtaattaaaaatatactttttactgactaataattaaagttgaagaagatacaataaaataaaacgtcaaattcagcttacctgatgatattttgatgcttttacctttatcttttacatatttcattttcttttttgcgcgagcgcaacaaacccgcatgtgggagttacgggggaggcgcgcggggtTTTTGTTGtcttgccaatgtaaaatgtcttaactctcactagtgacattttacattggaagtgttgtagttctggggtttgtcgagtgttgatttagggtagaattaaagcatttttactaatttttttttaatcaatcgatagtgtatgacaaccggaaggtcacgaaaacaaaaaaggcaaatcccgtaagtaccacttgagggaatgtacgtagggaccctCGATACTGTTCTTCGTTTATTTGTAGAATACTAGGTATACTTATTTTGGCCTTGATTGAGTTAGTAACAAAATCAAActacttatttgtattttttttgcaaaatacaattattattttattacatagagGTCATACGATCCATATTACATAGTATTTTGCTTTGTATACTTATGATTATataagaatacaaaaaaatgtgtaaatgtgtagccagcgtagtggactcaaggcttaacctctccctcattacgggaggagaccctagcctATCAATGGGtcagaaatgggttaaaattttattatataaggtcggggaaaaagtcttttcgcatgtATGAcgaatgtatgaacttgtaataaaatctcttggcttcaagaatcacaaatgagtacacggttcattagctttgtttcagtgagctcgtgaggtacccaaatatcgagcttttttgtgtagcgtagactttttcgccgacctaatatttatatgGGTACAGAATAAAAGTTAGTATTCAagatgtaaataatgtaatacacGCGCTATTCAATATGTGAGGTCAAGGTCACGAATAACAATAGTCTGCGTCATACATATTAGAATAACAATAGAAGAAATTATATCATTTGTGTAGGTAATGTTAGGaacataaaaaatctattattttgtgtatgtttCATAGAATCTTCGAGAAAAATTTGAATATTgtgttgaaaattaatttattgcgtAGACAACTAGGATTCATTAATTGTGTGGATAGTAGacacaaattaattttgaattaatgttttctttttttctcaGAGTTATTGCTGTTTTGTAGTTCAATGACTTGATAATCCactttaagtttatattaaatgatTGACACAAATTCATTCCcgatttttgcaatattttgtagTGTCATGTTTTTATTGCGTTGAAATTTGGGCTGCCTTTTTGCTTACTTAAGCAAAATAGCAGATAGACCATTTGAGTCAGAAAGAGTAGAGGTAGAAACGAAAAGAATAAATAATCAGGCCTTGCTTCGTAAGACTTTGTGCAGGTTTTCTCTAAGAAAATCTTACTCTAAAGATggtaaatatgtttaggtatcTTTTCTCATTTCTTCATAAGTATCTACTGTGGACTTTGgctaatgaatatttaaaaaagaatattataaagtaagacCGATTAAAATCCGAATAAAACCGCTTATCAGGTTTCAGATAATGGACTGGATAATGGAAGATTAAAATGTTCTCGACTTCcacgaaaaatattaatagacttATTGAATGTACACTAATACATTACAAATACGAAAGATAAAACCTAAGAACCTAATTTCAGAATATTAAGTGTTAAGATAGTTAAAGACTCGGCAACCAAAACaagatacttatttataaaaaattggACTCTAGACGTCTGAAACgggatgaaattttgcacataagctgcgcgggtcagctagataTTTCTACAGAGATTTATTGCATACTAACTTAGCTTATAATCCGTAACTTGTTTTGGTGCGAAGCTAGTTTTTATGGTCGCCTCTATTATATCTTGTTATGAGTTCATAAACCAGAGTTCTAATTGTTAGATAATTAATTGCAGTGAACGAGTTTTTGTGATCATATTCGCACGTTTTTCTGCAACAATGTTAGTGTATCTAATCTACTTTGTAGAGATTTTTAACAATTGAAGTTTAGCATGCCTTTTATTTGgttgtaaaaatacattaactTCGATTTATTTCACTTTGATGTCTTTTTGTCAGTTTGATGTTTGAATTTACGaataacttttagttttattttaataattgataattGATCAAAATTATGCTATCAACCTTTACGTCCACTGTGTCGGAATTGGAACGTATGGACCGTACAGGCCGTAAGAATCTGTCACTTTGTATTATTTCTATGGCGCTGAAGTGGACCTATCCAGTGGACGAAATACTATAGAATTCAATTAATTCAAAGCAAGAAATCTTTACGGCCCGTACTGATTTCGACGCAGTAGACGCGCAGTTTAAAACAAGCTGCACCTTGTTCTTATGTAAAAGACAAATAGCTGCTTTAGTAATTGCTTTATCTAATTCTACATCGTTGATTACTTATGCAAATAGGACAGATGCATAAAGGAAGTGTGATGCATGTTCTAGACGTTCTAGTGCGATTTCTCAGACagttatttgcataatattatttctattttatctaACAGCAAAAGTCGATGTTATAACACTAAACGATTAAGATCTCATTATAATTTCAACATCTTATatgattttaatgtataaataattatgcattttacacagtttatttgaaacaaaggattatgtttgtattttgattGAAATCATATTCAGATCTCATGTTGCTGCTGTCAAATTAAATGAGATAAgcattatttgaattaattaaatccATAAGATATAAGACCTAAGCATTTGCGACTTTTAAAGAAATCACGGgtctttaatttaataaaccaataatataatctttgtttGTACAACAGACAACCATGACGGATGATCCGAATAATCCACTGGCACGGCTTCTTTAAACCAAAgttgattgaaaaaaaaaaacaggcaGTTGTCGTTTCGTTTGTACAGCGTGTCGTAATTAACggaaaatataatagtttgacAGATACATAgtgctagtttataataaacattttgagtTTTTATAATGCTGTTGGCCTTGCAGGCAGGTGACTTCTTAAACATAACGTTAGTCAAAAAACGGCTGCTTAAATATaccattattatattgtaacttcGTCAGTTTCGTCAACATAG
The sequence above is drawn from the Anticarsia gemmatalis isolate Benzon Research Colony breed Stoneville strain chromosome 17, ilAntGemm2 primary, whole genome shotgun sequence genome and encodes:
- the Aldh-III gene encoding aldehyde dehydrogenase type III isoform X4, whose translation is MTMGITKLNNKSSGIAEAVQTVRDTFNRGVTRPIEWRRQQLKNLLRMYEENRNAMVEALRKDLRRSKMEAILLEVDYLINDLKSTLHHLDDWSKPEKPPKGFVNMLDEVVIYNDPYGVVLVIGAWNYPLQLLLLPMSGAIAAGNTVIVKPSELSVACAQFVVETLPKYLDNDAVIVVEGGPQETTELLQQKFDYIFFTGGTSIGKIVYEAATKNLTPVTLELGGKSPVYIDNTVDIMVTAKRILWGKFINVGQTCIAPDYVLCTKEVQDKFVEAAKKVLREWYGDEPQKSPDLCRIVNNRHFSRLQALVDASRDKVAIGGSYDANDKFIEPTIVTNVTATDKIMQDEIFGPILPIVPIENAFEAIQFINERDHPLVLYVFSKQNNIQKLFTEQTRSGSISMNDTIMFYGVDTLPFGGVGASGIGAYHGKATFDTFTHKKSCLIKNFAAIGEKLASGRYPPYTDGNLNFISALMRKRFGPSLKCVPYLLAFALGAGLSYGIVTWQKMSSDEL